A single window of Trueperaceae bacterium DNA harbors:
- a CDS encoding PqqD family protein, with product MATKFGHWRIHAGVHVAVDGESLLLLSPKGEYFGLDDTAAEIWRALEQGRLEEVASKLSNNAAVPLETVCTDIRNFLTDLNGAGLLEKQP from the coding sequence ATGGCAACAAAGTTCGGTCATTGGCGAATTCACGCAGGCGTCCACGTCGCGGTCGACGGTGAAAGCCTCCTCCTGCTCTCCCCCAAGGGCGAATACTTCGGACTGGACGACACCGCAGCGGAGATCTGGCGCGCCCTCGAACAGGGTCGACTCGAGGAAGTAGCAAGCAAACTCAGCAACAACGCCGCCGTCCCGCTCGAAACCGTCTGCACCGACATCCGCAACTTCCTCACCGACCTGAACGGCGCCGGCCTCCTGGAAAAGCAGCCATGA
- the secA gene encoding preprotein translocase subunit SecA, whose product MVGFFQKLFDNNDREVRRVEREIVAAVNELEAQMEQVEDLKAAFAKLRERHLDGGEELEELMPEAFALVRESAKRNLGMRHYDVQLIGGAALHYGKMAEMKTGEGKTLVATLALALNAITGKGTHLVTTNDYLARTGAEWMGPVYRGLGLTVGVIENTNTPDQRRAAYRSDITYITNSELGFDYLRDNMAFRPEQLVLREESPLHYAIIDEVDSILIDEARTPLIISGPAELATDKYYTMATLARKLERGEPAEDENSKPTGDYTIDEKTKDVHLTEQGIERAEKELGIDDIFGTKNMEFGHMLRQALRAKEHYHLDKQYVKDEAGQIVIVDEFTGRLMPGRRFGEGLHQAIEAKEGVKIERENQTLATVTYQNFFKLYDKIAGMTGTAKTEEKEFQEIYGSDVLVIPTNKPVVRQDFEDIIYRTLDGKYDAVIEEIAQVHATGQPVLVGTVTIEASERLSRMLKRKGIEHQVLNAKHHLKEAEIVAQAGRSGAVTISTNMAGRGTDIVLGGNPEMLARKLLEREGFERYDSDTELLIKSVMLRKMDEAREIAARIQELPEDVLGKLERLRDEAEADHAKVVAVGGLHIIGTERHESRRIDNQLRGRAGRQGDPGSSRFYVSFEDDLMRIFASGRVLNMMDRLGMDDSQPIEARMVTGAIERAQKRVEDRNFGIRKQLLEYDNVMSKQREVIYAQRREILLGNDISEDVQDMIAEYVDSQVQSYLNPELEPEEQDIAALRAGVLEAAPALEKFDFESLRGLDPDEATDKLVPELEAAYKAREEELGAKLLRQLERFIVLQVVDQHWKEQLHNMDVLRQGIGLRGYGQRNPLQEYAFEAFNLFEEMKSNIRLNVAKLLFRVQVQAEGSLERGDGKRGRLVYSNPAEAAGDAPTTASPVAAAAGSQPGAGAGRGRQPLNRAQRRRQEKASRKVKR is encoded by the coding sequence ATGGTCGGATTCTTCCAGAAACTGTTCGACAACAACGATCGCGAGGTAAGACGGGTCGAACGAGAGATCGTCGCCGCGGTCAACGAGCTAGAAGCGCAGATGGAGCAGGTCGAGGACCTCAAGGCGGCTTTCGCGAAGCTCCGAGAGCGACACCTCGACGGCGGCGAGGAACTCGAGGAACTGATGCCCGAGGCGTTCGCGCTGGTACGCGAATCGGCCAAGCGCAACCTGGGCATGCGCCACTACGACGTGCAGCTCATAGGTGGAGCGGCCCTCCACTACGGCAAGATGGCCGAGATGAAGACCGGCGAGGGCAAGACGCTGGTCGCCACGCTCGCGCTGGCCCTCAATGCGATCACCGGCAAGGGAACTCACCTCGTCACGACCAACGACTATCTCGCACGCACCGGTGCCGAGTGGATGGGACCCGTCTACCGCGGCCTAGGGCTAACCGTCGGGGTGATCGAGAACACCAACACCCCGGACCAGAGGCGCGCCGCCTACCGCAGCGACATCACCTACATCACCAACAGCGAACTGGGCTTCGACTACCTGCGCGACAACATGGCGTTCCGTCCGGAACAGCTGGTGCTGCGAGAGGAGAGTCCGCTGCACTACGCCATCATCGACGAGGTGGACTCGATCCTCATCGACGAGGCCCGCACGCCGCTCATCATCTCGGGGCCGGCCGAGCTCGCGACGGACAAGTACTACACGATGGCGACGCTCGCCCGGAAACTCGAACGGGGTGAGCCGGCCGAGGACGAGAACTCCAAGCCCACGGGCGACTACACCATCGACGAGAAGACCAAGGACGTCCACCTCACCGAGCAAGGCATCGAGAGGGCCGAGAAGGAGCTGGGGATCGACGACATCTTCGGCACCAAGAACATGGAGTTCGGCCACATGCTGCGGCAGGCGCTGCGCGCCAAGGAGCACTACCACCTCGACAAGCAGTACGTGAAGGACGAGGCCGGGCAGATCGTCATCGTCGACGAGTTCACCGGCCGGCTCATGCCGGGAAGGCGCTTCGGCGAGGGTCTCCACCAGGCGATCGAGGCGAAAGAGGGCGTGAAGATCGAGCGCGAGAACCAGACCCTCGCCACCGTCACCTACCAGAACTTCTTCAAGCTCTACGACAAGATCGCCGGCATGACCGGGACTGCCAAGACCGAGGAGAAGGAGTTCCAGGAGATCTACGGTTCCGACGTGCTGGTGATCCCCACCAACAAGCCGGTGGTTCGCCAGGACTTCGAGGACATCATCTACCGCACCCTCGACGGCAAGTACGACGCGGTGATCGAAGAGATCGCTCAGGTGCACGCCACCGGCCAACCGGTACTCGTGGGCACGGTGACGATCGAAGCCTCCGAGCGGCTCTCGCGGATGCTCAAGCGCAAGGGCATCGAGCACCAGGTTCTCAACGCCAAACATCACCTCAAGGAGGCCGAGATCGTCGCCCAGGCGGGCCGCAGCGGCGCCGTCACCATCTCGACCAACATGGCCGGCCGCGGTACCGACATCGTGCTGGGCGGCAACCCCGAGATGCTCGCGCGGAAGCTGCTGGAGCGCGAGGGGTTCGAGCGCTACGACTCGGACACCGAACTGCTAATCAAGTCGGTGATGCTCCGCAAGATGGACGAGGCACGCGAGATCGCCGCTCGCATCCAGGAGCTTCCCGAGGACGTCCTGGGCAAACTCGAGCGGCTGCGCGACGAGGCCGAGGCTGATCACGCGAAGGTGGTCGCCGTCGGTGGCCTCCATATCATCGGTACCGAGCGGCACGAGTCGCGACGCATCGACAACCAGCTGCGCGGTCGCGCCGGTCGTCAGGGCGACCCTGGTTCGAGCCGCTTCTACGTCTCCTTCGAGGACGACCTGATGCGCATCTTCGCTTCGGGCCGGGTTCTCAACATGATGGATCGGCTGGGGATGGACGACAGCCAGCCGATCGAGGCGCGGATGGTTACCGGCGCCATCGAACGCGCCCAGAAGCGCGTGGAGGACCGTAACTTCGGCATCCGCAAGCAGCTGCTCGAGTACGACAACGTCATGAGCAAGCAGCGCGAGGTCATCTACGCTCAACGCCGCGAGATCCTCCTGGGGAACGACATCTCGGAGGACGTACAGGACATGATCGCCGAGTACGTCGACTCCCAGGTGCAGAGCTACCTCAACCCCGAACTGGAGCCCGAGGAGCAGGACATCGCAGCCCTGCGCGCCGGCGTGCTCGAAGCCGCCCCGGCCCTCGAGAAGTTCGACTTCGAAAGCCTTCGCGGGCTCGATCCCGACGAAGCCACCGACAAGCTGGTCCCCGAACTCGAGGCGGCCTACAAGGCCCGCGAGGAGGAATTGGGCGCCAAACTGCTGCGCCAGCTGGAACGCTTCATCGTCCTGCAGGTGGTCGATCAGCACTGGAAGGAGCAGCTCCACAACATGGACGTGCTGCGCCAGGGCATCGGCCTGCGTGGCTACGGTCAACGCAATCCGCTGCAGGAGTACGCCTTCGAGGCGTTCAACCTGTTCGAGGAGATGAAGTCGAACATCCGCCTGAACGTCGCCAAGCTGCTCTTCCGCGTCCAGGTGCAGGCCGAAGGGTCGTTGGAGCGCGGCGACGGCAAGCGCGGCCGGCTCGTCTACTCGAACCCGGCCGAAGCCGCCGGAGATGCACCGACCACCGCCTCCCCCGTTGCCGCCGCCGCTGGCTCGCAACCGGGAGCGGGCGCCGGACGGGGCCGCCAGCCGCTCAACCGGGCGCAGCGCCGCCGGCAGGAGAAGGCCAGCCGGAAGGTCAAGCGTTGA
- a CDS encoding aquaporin has translation MNLRAMIAEAIGTFTLVFIGVGAIANDASLLGVAFAHGLAIAVMVAATAAISGGHLNPAVTVGLLVTGRIGVGDAVSYVVSQLVGATVAAGLLLLTLKDQVLPIAVGTPTPGPELVAAQVFVIEAVLTFLLMFVIFGTAAVRAEPAVGGLFIGLTVTLDILMGGPLTGAAMNPARHFGPALFAGPEYLAQSWIYWLAPFAGSVAASLLYHHLLHRPEPTSR, from the coding sequence ATGAACTTGAGAGCGATGATCGCAGAAGCGATCGGGACGTTCACTCTGGTTTTCATCGGCGTCGGCGCAATCGCCAACGATGCCAGCCTGCTGGGAGTCGCCTTCGCGCACGGTCTGGCAATAGCCGTGATGGTCGCCGCGACAGCTGCCATCTCGGGAGGGCACCTGAACCCAGCGGTTACCGTCGGTCTTCTAGTCACAGGTCGGATAGGTGTCGGCGACGCTGTTTCCTATGTCGTCTCTCAACTCGTCGGCGCGACTGTCGCCGCCGGCTTGCTCCTCCTGACTCTGAAGGATCAGGTGCTGCCGATCGCGGTAGGAACACCCACTCCCGGGCCGGAGTTGGTTGCGGCCCAGGTTTTCGTCATCGAGGCCGTGCTGACGTTCCTGCTCATGTTCGTGATCTTCGGAACGGCCGCGGTGCGGGCCGAACCCGCGGTGGGCGGACTTTTCATCGGCCTGACGGTCACCCTCGACATCCTCATGGGCGGGCCGCTCACAGGCGCGGCGATGAATCCCGCCCGTCATTTCGGACCGGCATTGTTCGCCGGCCCCGAGTACCTGGCTCAGTCGTGGATCTACTGGCTGGCGCCGTTCGCGGGCTCGGTGGCCGCTTCACTGCTGTATCACCACCTACTTCACCGGCCCGAACCTACCTCCCGATAG
- a CDS encoding asparagine synthase-related protein — protein sequence MSGIAAVVYLDGRPAKGSELTPMLTELERVGPDGTSFREVGPAALGCARFDTLPEDGPQPVTFDGVTVVADARLDNRNELWRLLEASRTSSEAVLIASAIAKWGEKAPEHLEGDFAVIAWDGRERKLIAFRDRFGVRQLFLAEAPWGLLLATTIDALLAHPLVDGRFDPDYFISYFATRRVTTPLTPYRSIKRLERASTLIATRQTMWQSNYYRLEPCQTSARLDEAAETVRHLLEQSVKARLRASVPVSCEVSGGMDSTSVFAIARSHSPDIEARTLVSERLPQVDERRYNRELIGDSPWRQVLVDDLLSLEGTPCSTLFGEPVLEAALGHVRISLYHPFRLIRLTGHGGDALMSAGYALVNSLIKRGRFGLALQNVRAWADSRDRPILRTLRYATRPGMIPKSRFVWATERVKNQAEQSVSTLRNSVRGHSHRPEVTLFNLYIENGNISPYLPLDIRHPFLDRQLVEYSLGLPADVKCEGAVEKLTLRRATTDLLPRRILDRNTKSSFDALYAWSAYQNRSRINTWLDRPCLAALGVLQADGIKSLAHALSEGRRDRITEAMIIISTEAWLQGRIDRSELGSSPAPAGNRDVSLA from the coding sequence GTGAGCGGCATCGCAGCAGTCGTCTACCTCGATGGTCGTCCCGCCAAGGGGAGCGAGCTCACACCCATGCTCACAGAGTTGGAGCGAGTCGGGCCAGACGGCACCAGCTTCCGTGAGGTTGGTCCAGCCGCCCTGGGCTGCGCTCGCTTCGACACCCTGCCGGAAGACGGACCGCAACCGGTCACCTTCGACGGAGTGACGGTGGTAGCCGACGCCAGGCTCGACAATCGCAACGAACTCTGGCGATTGCTGGAAGCATCCCGGACCTCATCCGAAGCCGTCCTAATCGCATCTGCCATAGCCAAGTGGGGTGAGAAAGCACCTGAACACCTGGAGGGTGACTTCGCTGTAATCGCCTGGGATGGGCGGGAGCGAAAGCTGATCGCCTTTAGGGATCGCTTCGGGGTTCGTCAACTCTTCCTCGCAGAAGCACCCTGGGGACTTCTGCTGGCGACTACCATCGACGCCCTACTTGCACATCCTCTAGTGGACGGCAGATTCGACCCTGACTACTTCATCTCCTACTTCGCCACCCGCAGAGTCACCACGCCACTCACGCCATACCGATCCATCAAAAGGCTCGAACGTGCGAGTACCCTAATCGCAACGCGCCAAACGATGTGGCAGTCGAATTACTATCGTCTCGAACCCTGCCAAACAAGCGCGCGCCTGGACGAGGCGGCTGAAACGGTCCGGCATCTCCTCGAGCAGTCCGTTAAAGCCAGGCTGCGCGCGAGTGTCCCCGTATCCTGCGAAGTCTCCGGTGGCATGGACTCTACCAGTGTATTCGCCATCGCGCGAAGTCACAGTCCGGACATAGAGGCTAGAACACTCGTTTCAGAACGCCTACCCCAAGTCGACGAACGACGCTACAACCGGGAACTGATCGGCGACTCCCCCTGGCGACAGGTCTTAGTCGATGACCTACTTTCGCTAGAAGGGACACCCTGCTCCACTCTCTTTGGTGAACCCGTCCTCGAAGCCGCTCTGGGCCACGTGAGGATTTCTCTTTATCATCCATTCAGGTTGATCCGACTCACTGGACACGGCGGAGACGCTCTTATGAGCGCCGGTTATGCCCTGGTCAACAGCCTGATCAAGAGAGGAAGATTTGGTCTTGCACTTCAAAACGTGAGGGCCTGGGCCGACAGTCGTGACCGACCGATACTTCGAACGCTTCGCTACGCAACTCGTCCGGGAATGATTCCGAAATCTAGGTTCGTATGGGCGACAGAACGTGTCAAGAACCAGGCCGAGCAGTCTGTTTCAACTTTGAGGAACTCGGTCCGTGGCCATTCGCATAGACCAGAGGTCACACTTTTCAATTTGTACATTGAGAACGGGAATATCTCTCCATACCTTCCGTTGGATATTCGCCATCCCTTTCTCGACCGTCAGCTAGTCGAGTACTCTCTCGGTCTTCCAGCGGACGTGAAGTGTGAAGGTGCCGTAGAGAAGCTGACACTACGGCGAGCCACAACTGACCTCCTTCCCAGAAGGATACTTGACAGAAACACAAAGAGCTCATTCGATGCGCTCTACGCGTGGAGCGCGTATCAAAACCGGTCGCGCATCAATACTTGGCTCGACCGACCATGCCTCGCTGCTCTTGGCGTTTTGCAGGCGGACGGCATAAAGAGCCTCGCACACGCCTTGAGCGAGGGGCGGAGGGATCGGATTACCGAAGCAATGATCATTATCAGTACCGAGGCGTGGCTTCAGGGGAGAATCGATCGATCTGAACTAGGCTCGTCGCCGGCGCCAGCTGGCAATCGAGACGTTTCGCTGGCATGA
- a CDS encoding ABC transporter ATP-binding protein: protein MADQTESNTPLLEVRNVDLGYDRLEVVHDVSLVVGSHELVGLVGGNGSGKSTILRAVSGMIAPWAGEIVFDGQQVNGRKPHQMAELGLAHVPMGRQLFPDMSVEENLKLGAFLPSARERREENLRRVYDLFPDLAGKRRQAAGALSGGQQQMVAVARALMLGPKMLIMDEPSLGLAPRLVQDVMQVIRTVADSGLAILLVEQNVMQVLRISDRAYVLENGKLVIQGTSSELMGNAEVKRAYLGI, encoded by the coding sequence ATGGCTGATCAGACCGAATCGAACACTCCCCTCTTGGAGGTGCGCAACGTCGACCTTGGCTACGACCGCCTCGAGGTCGTGCACGACGTCTCGCTGGTCGTGGGCAGTCACGAGCTGGTGGGGCTGGTGGGGGGCAACGGTTCGGGCAAGTCGACGATCCTGAGGGCGGTATCGGGGATGATCGCTCCCTGGGCTGGTGAGATCGTCTTCGACGGCCAGCAGGTGAACGGCAGGAAGCCGCACCAGATGGCAGAGCTCGGATTGGCGCACGTGCCGATGGGCAGACAACTCTTCCCCGACATGTCGGTCGAGGAGAACCTGAAGCTGGGCGCCTTCCTGCCCAGCGCCAGGGAACGGCGGGAGGAGAACCTGCGGAGGGTCTACGACCTCTTCCCCGACCTCGCCGGGAAACGCAGACAAGCCGCCGGGGCGCTCTCCGGCGGTCAGCAGCAGATGGTCGCCGTCGCCCGCGCTCTCATGCTTGGGCCCAAGATGCTGATCATGGACGAGCCCTCGCTTGGCCTCGCGCCCAGGCTCGTACAAGACGTGATGCAGGTCATCCGCACGGTTGCCGACAGCGGACTGGCCATCCTGCTGGTGGAGCAGAACGTGATGCAGGTGCTGAGGATCTCGGACCGCGCATACGTGCTGGAGAACGGCAAGCTGGTGATCCAAGGGACCTCCAGCGAACTGATGGGCAACGCCGAGGTGAAGCGGGCGTACCTGGGGATCTGA
- a CDS encoding ABC transporter substrate-binding protein, whose product MLSFLARSLACLALVVPLVATAAVAQSLEISQILQNYDESHAAEGEYGGTLEFPWYFFAPFKSLNVTADVQAAALLLNLYPRLMVNDALLIEPKCHMCTSYQVSANGMDVTFELRTGMRWSDGVPITSRDIVMSARIFGDPTNFTDLRKYLLLGQDFITYSATDKDTVVMHLPERISDVKWKEQARMPVLPAHVFGTAYEEGGIEAVRALYPLGTTEIVSAGAWRFGSYDAEEGLILLENREQNWIKDAYGNSLPYVDRLHFYGTSGKGEAEVVLSGSGDLANQVLDGLLIDDLQEAGHKVVKVRVTQSTMDFLIPNFLHPDPRGRELNQSTDFRRALSMLLDRAAYKKEFYGDMAEPVYNFNNRPGYVDLPYPRFDYDLQLAQKLLEGLGLSRDSTASACPGGCYSYPDGSDLVWELIHFDRPNLNGPAKWVARALREGGLNVSDSPQTVEAMLDLVYLRESETFLDFDLWFDARSAAIDGREFWSEVFHLGGDYRYWGIGPEPGVGPSDVQPWEMRLSEIATIIESEAPKSKKVAAAAEGTVIFAEQLPMIPIVQVDRYQAYDRRVGNTFDQVLPDDYLFSFFMGPLLQVLYIK is encoded by the coding sequence GTGCTCTCTTTTCTAGCCCGCTCACTCGCGTGCCTGGCGCTCGTGGTCCCCCTCGTGGCGACTGCAGCTGTGGCGCAATCGCTGGAAATATCGCAAATACTGCAGAACTACGACGAGAGCCACGCCGCCGAGGGTGAGTATGGGGGAACATTGGAGTTCCCGTGGTACTTCTTCGCGCCGTTCAAGTCACTAAACGTAACGGCTGACGTGCAGGCGGCGGCTCTTCTCTTAAATCTGTACCCCAGATTGATGGTTAACGACGCGCTCCTCATTGAGCCGAAGTGTCACATGTGCACGTCGTATCAGGTCTCAGCAAATGGGATGGACGTCACGTTCGAGCTCAGGACGGGCATGAGGTGGAGTGACGGAGTACCGATCACCAGCCGCGACATCGTAATGAGCGCACGCATTTTCGGCGATCCCACGAACTTCACTGACTTGCGGAAGTATCTGCTGCTCGGTCAAGACTTCATCACCTACTCGGCCACTGACAAAGACACGGTCGTAATGCACCTGCCCGAGCGGATATCGGACGTGAAATGGAAGGAGCAGGCGAGAATGCCCGTGCTGCCGGCCCATGTATTTGGTACCGCGTACGAGGAAGGTGGCATCGAGGCAGTGCGAGCCCTGTACCCCCTCGGCACAACTGAAATCGTCAGCGCTGGTGCTTGGCGATTTGGGAGCTACGACGCGGAGGAAGGCCTGATTCTGCTCGAGAATCGTGAGCAGAATTGGATTAAGGATGCATACGGTAACAGCTTGCCATACGTCGACCGGTTGCACTTTTATGGCACGAGCGGCAAAGGCGAGGCCGAAGTCGTGTTGTCCGGATCAGGCGACTTAGCGAATCAGGTGCTGGATGGCCTCTTAATCGACGATCTGCAAGAGGCCGGCCATAAAGTCGTTAAGGTGCGAGTTACACAGTCCACCATGGACTTCCTAATACCTAACTTTCTACATCCTGACCCGCGGGGCCGAGAATTGAATCAATCGACCGATTTCAGGCGAGCACTGTCGATGCTGCTTGATAGGGCTGCCTATAAGAAAGAGTTCTACGGGGACATGGCAGAACCCGTCTATAACTTCAACAACCGCCCAGGGTATGTGGACCTGCCCTATCCCAGATTCGACTATGACCTCCAGCTGGCGCAGAAGCTTTTGGAGGGACTCGGGCTCAGTCGGGACTCCACGGCATCTGCCTGCCCAGGTGGCTGCTACTCGTATCCCGACGGTTCTGACCTAGTATGGGAACTCATTCACTTCGATCGCCCCAATTTGAACGGGCCTGCAAAGTGGGTAGCGCGGGCTCTACGAGAAGGTGGATTGAATGTGAGCGATAGCCCCCAAACGGTCGAGGCGATGCTGGATCTTGTATATCTCAGGGAGTCGGAAACATTTCTAGACTTTGACCTCTGGTTTGACGCCAGGAGCGCGGCCATCGACGGCCGAGAGTTCTGGTCAGAAGTTTTTCACCTGGGAGGAGACTACCGATATTGGGGCATTGGCCCTGAACCCGGCGTAGGTCCGAGTGATGTGCAGCCCTGGGAAATGCGGCTGAGTGAAATAGCTACGATCATTGAATCCGAAGCACCCAAATCGAAGAAGGTTGCAGCAGCTGCAGAAGGCACCGTGATATTCGCCGAACAGTTGCCAATGATTCCAATAGTTCAGGTCGACAGGTATCAAGCCTATGACCGCCGAGTTGGAAACACGTTTGATCAGGTGTTACCGGACGACTACCTGTTTTCGTTCTTCATGGGTCCCTTACTGCAGGTGCTTTACATTAAGTAG
- a CDS encoding RsmD family RNA methyltransferase, with the protein MSKPRIIGGSARGRPLETPRRGTRPSPSRLREALFDILAFREPGEFLDLFSGSGAIGLEAASRGWSSTCVDLSREAAAVIGRNARALGLEVEVVRADALKFVRERSGFDVVFAAPPYPLDLVEIFASIHDAAPAAAGGVYIFQHPSDLDLPLPGKVKRYGSNALTLIEVP; encoded by the coding sequence ATGTCCAAGCCCCGGATCATAGGCGGAAGCGCTCGCGGCCGCCCCCTCGAGACGCCCCGCCGCGGAACTCGCCCCTCCCCCAGTCGCCTCCGTGAGGCGCTGTTCGATATCCTCGCCTTCCGGGAGCCGGGGGAGTTCCTGGACCTCTTCAGCGGATCGGGTGCGATAGGACTGGAGGCGGCCAGTCGAGGCTGGAGTTCGACCTGCGTCGACCTGAGCAGAGAGGCGGCGGCCGTGATCGGCCGTAACGCCAGGGCGCTCGGGCTCGAAGTCGAAGTAGTACGCGCGGACGCCCTGAAGTTCGTTCGGGAGCGCAGCGGTTTCGACGTCGTGTTCGCGGCTCCGCCCTACCCCCTCGACCTCGTCGAGATCTTTGCGTCGATCCACGACGCCGCGCCGGCAGCCGCGGGCGGCGTCTACATATTCCAGCACCCCAGCGATCTCGACCTACCTCTCCCCGGGAAGGTCAAGCGGTACGGCTCCAACGCACTTACCCTGATCGAGGTTCCCTGA
- a CDS encoding ABC transporter ATP-binding protein, which translates to MPAILEAENVTVRFGGNVAVDNVSLSVRSGEILGLIGPNGAGKTTLFNALTGFVIPTDGRVNFLGKDVTKAPPYLRTRMGMGRTFQIDRPFEELTVFENVLIPAFLGTSRRKDAERSAWNALDAAGLSDRALQPAADLNLARRRRLELAKALAVQPKVLFLDETMAGLNPPALAAMIDFVRHLSSTGIAIVMVEHIMKAIVELCGEVLVLASGNRIASGTPEAVTSDPEVIEAYLGSVETDG; encoded by the coding sequence ATGCCGGCGATTCTCGAGGCTGAGAACGTCACGGTCCGCTTCGGAGGCAACGTCGCTGTCGACAACGTCTCTCTGAGCGTGCGATCGGGCGAGATACTCGGCCTGATCGGCCCCAACGGCGCCGGCAAGACGACCCTCTTCAACGCCCTCACCGGCTTCGTCATCCCGACCGACGGCCGTGTGAACTTCCTGGGTAAGGACGTCACCAAGGCTCCGCCCTACCTTCGCACGAGGATGGGGATGGGCCGGACCTTCCAGATAGACCGGCCTTTCGAGGAGCTTACCGTGTTCGAGAACGTCCTCATCCCCGCCTTCCTGGGCACGTCGAGGCGAAAGGATGCCGAGAGGAGCGCCTGGAACGCTCTCGACGCCGCTGGACTGTCGGACCGAGCGCTTCAACCGGCGGCCGACCTCAACCTCGCCCGAAGACGCCGGCTCGAGCTCGCCAAGGCGCTGGCCGTCCAGCCGAAGGTGTTGTTCCTCGACGAGACGATGGCCGGACTCAACCCGCCCGCCCTCGCGGCGATGATCGACTTCGTTCGCCACCTCTCGAGCACCGGCATCGCCATAGTGATGGTCGAGCACATCATGAAGGCGATCGTCGAACTGTGCGGCGAGGTGCTGGTCCTCGCCTCGGGCAACAGGATCGCGTCGGGTACCCCCGAGGCCGTCACCTCGGACCCCGAAGTGATCGAGGCGTACCTGGGAAGCGTGGAAACCGATGGCTGA
- a CDS encoding helix-turn-helix transcriptional regulator, producing the protein MPPTTAFAPYFAVIRLRIRRARETAGLTQEAAAERAGVAVRVWQRYEGRKTDISDPGLWTLLRIAQGLDVDFEGLIEMPSNLELEAARELEYYPTQDRN; encoded by the coding sequence ATGCCCCCCACCACCGCCTTCGCTCCCTACTTCGCCGTAATCAGGCTCCGGATCAGGAGGGCGCGGGAAACAGCCGGCCTTACACAGGAGGCCGCCGCGGAACGGGCTGGCGTTGCTGTCAGGGTGTGGCAGCGCTACGAAGGACGCAAGACTGACATTTCCGACCCCGGCCTCTGGACCCTACTGAGGATCGCGCAGGGGCTGGATGTCGACTTCGAAGGTCTCATCGAGATGCCGAGCAACCTGGAACTCGAGGCGGCGCGCGAGCTGGAGTACTACCCTACGCAAGATCGGAATTGA
- a CDS encoding lasso peptide biosynthesis B2 protein — protein MRSYLALVKADLDLLLHGVNRTAANVPPASQRSASEHEIEEMRRVAENIQRVALYYRPGARCLPQAVAIARLLRRQGYPVTLVIAVRRFPFAAHAWVECQGQVLTDRQDVRLEFTPIVRNEPAQAQARATA, from the coding sequence ATGAGAAGCTACCTCGCTCTCGTCAAAGCCGACCTCGACCTGCTGCTTCATGGCGTGAACCGGACGGCCGCGAACGTCCCACCGGCAAGTCAGCGATCCGCGAGCGAACACGAGATCGAGGAGATGCGCCGGGTTGCGGAGAACATCCAGAGAGTGGCGCTCTACTACCGCCCGGGCGCACGTTGCCTCCCTCAAGCCGTGGCTATCGCCCGTCTTCTAAGGCGGCAGGGCTACCCAGTCACACTAGTCATCGCAGTACGGCGATTTCCCTTCGCTGCCCACGCTTGGGTGGAGTGCCAGGGACAGGTCCTCACGGACCGGCAGGACGTGCGCCTGGAGTTCACCCCGATCGTGCGGAACGAGCCGGCACAGGCACAAGCGAGGGCCACAGCGTGA